A window of Syntrophales bacterium genomic DNA:
CCGCCGTGGATGACGATCTCATATCCCGACGGAGTCGCCTGCGACGGCTCCACGCGCTTCACGTCCATGCCCAGGACGATGCACTGGCTGCCGAAGGCCCGCGCCCCCTCCGTGATGAGGGACGGATTCTCCACCGCCGCGGAGTTGACGCTCACTTTTTCGGCTCCCGCCAGGATCACCTCCCGCATGTCCTCCAGGGTCCGGATGCCTCCACCCACGGAGAAGGGGATGAAGATCGTCTCGGCTACCCGGCGGACTACATCGATGAGGATATTCCGGCCGTCGGAGGAGGCGGTGATGTCGTAGAACACGATCTCGTCCGCCCCCTGCTCGTAGTACTCCCTGGCCGCCTCCACGGGGTCCCCGATATCCACGTTTCCTTCGAACTTGATTCCCTTGGTCAGCAGCCCGTT
This region includes:
- the hisF gene encoding imidazole glycerol phosphate synthase subunit HisF, whose protein sequence is MLSKRIIPCLDVRNGLLTKGIKFEGNVDIGDPVEAAREYYEQGADEIVFYDITASSDGRNILIDVVRRVAETIFIPFSVGGGIRTLEDMREVILAGAEKVSVNSAAVENPSLITEGARAFGSQCIVLGMDVKRVEPSQATPSGYEIVIHGGRRYTGIDALWWAREAERLGAGEICLNSIDADGTQDGYELTLTERISTCVGIPVIASGGAGTPQHLVDVLTAGKADAALIASMVHYRTYTIDGIKAYLGEHGVKTRRYW